The Paenibacillus sp. FSL R7-0345 DNA segment GCTCGGCTTCGAGCTCCAGCGCGCGGCGGTAGGTGTCTGCGCCTTCGCGCAGCGCAGGCTCCTCCGCCAGCAACGCAGCCTGCGCCGCAGCCTCAGCTGCGGCAAGCCCAGCCGCTTCCCGCTCAGCGGAAGCGGCCGTCACCTCGTGGCCCTCCGCGCGGGCCAGCCGGCTCTTCCAGGCGGCTTCTGCGCTGCGCCAGGCGGTCAGCACAGGCAGCCGCTGCTCGGCTTCGTCAGCCTGGCCGAGCTTCTGCTCCAGAAGGAGGATACCCTCCTCCTGGGCAAGCAGCTCCTGCCGCTTGGCCTCGCGGCGGGTACGCTCCTCCTGCAGCTCGCGGATCTTCGCGAAGCGGTCGGAGCGCTGCTGAGCTTCCTCCAGCAGCTTACGACACTCCTCCGCGCGAAGGACCGCTTCCTGCAGCCGGACTTCTGCCGCTTCAACATCCGCTTTGCCGGCGCTGCCAAGCCCTTGCTGCTCAGCCTCCAGCGCGCGCAGCGCAGCCTCGTTGTCCTTGACCCTGCGGCTGAGCTTCAGCGCCAGCTGGTCCCCGTACTGCTCCAGGTGGAACAGCCGCTGGAGCATCTGTCTGCGGTCGACACCCCGCAGCGACAGGAACTCGGCGAATTTGCCCTGCGGCAGCACAACCGCCCGGGTAAAGTCGTCCATCTTAAGCCCGATATGCTCCTCCACGCAGCGGGTAACATCGGCCAGCTTATCGGCCAGGACATGATCACCGTCCTCCGTAAGCTCAATAAAGCGGCTGATCGTGTTGCTGACCGACTGCTCGCCGGTACGTTTGAACTTCCGTTCCACCCTGAATCGGCGGGGTCCTGCCGAGGAAACAAGCTCAAAGGTGAAAGCGACGCTAAGCTGATCTTCGGAATGGTTCATGATGCCCTGCGTACCGTTCACTGCACGCTCCACCTTGCCGTACATCGCCAGCGTTATGGCATCCAGCAGGCTGGATTTGCCGCTGCCCGTCGGACCAAAAATCCCGAACAGCCCCGTCTCGGTCAGACTGGTAAAATCAATCTCCTGCTGCTCCCTATAGCTCTGCAGCCCGGACAGTTTTAATAGAATCGGCTTCACGTCAGCCCACCTCCCCTTCCTCCGGCTGGCGCCGGTCCTCATCTTCCGTCAGCTCCAGGAACAGCCGGATCAGTTCATCCTCCGGTTCCGCCCCGCCGGTCTGCCGCTGATAAAACTTGCGGAACAGCTCCTGGACCGGCATGCGCGAACGGGCAGTCTGTTCAAGTTCAAGCTCCATCTGCGGATATACCGGACGGATATGAATAATTCCTTCCCGTGCCTTGCGCAGACGCTGAATATCATTCAGCGACATCGCTTCCGTCAGCCGCAGCTCCAGATCGATAAAAGCATTAGCATCACGCCCCTCGTCGAGCCAGCTGTATACCTCCTGCAGCCCTCCGGCAGATTTCCAGTTAACCAGCGGACAGCCGCAGCTGAGGTAAATCTCCTCAAACACCGGCTCGCCTCCGGGGGCAACATCCACCATCGTTACCGACTTGGCCTGACCCGCTTCAGAAAAGCTGTAGGCCAGCGGCGATCCGCTGTAACGGATCATCCCGTCGCCTTTAACACGCTGGGCGCGGTGCAGGTGCCCGAGCGCTGTATACTGTGCGCCGCAGGACAAGGCAGACGGATCTACCGTATAAGCGCCGCCAACCTGAATCGGACGCTCCGAATCACTCTCCACACCGCCCAGCACATAGATGTGGCTCATGGCCAGATTTACCGTCTGCGGCGTAAACTCCCGGCCCAGCAGCTTCATCAGCCTGCCTACTCTGGCGCTGTATGCGAGCCGCAGCTCGTCTTCCCCGCTCTCACCGGCAAGCAGCTCGCCCAGACGGGCTTCCGAGGGATACGGGAGGGCAGCGATTTTGGCGATTTCACCTGTCCGCACTGCATGCACCGTTACCGGCTCCGAAGTCGGCATACCGACCAGTGTGATTCCCTGTCTGCGCACCAGCGGGGAGACGGAGGCCACGCGTTCCGGCTGGTCATGGTTACCCGAGATGACCACAAGCGGCCTGCCGCCCGCAGTCAGTCTAGCTGCCGCATCATAGAACAGCTGCTCTGCCGCCGCCGGAGGATTGACCGAATCATAGACATCCCCCGCCATCAAAATAAGATCCGCCTGCCCGGCGTCGGCAATTTCCACCAGCTCG contains these protein-coding regions:
- a CDS encoding exonuclease SbcCD subunit D; this encodes MRILHTGDWHLGRTLEGRSRQKEQEQFIDELVEIADAGQADLILMAGDVYDSVNPPAAAEQLFYDAAARLTAGGRPLVVISGNHDQPERVASVSPLVRRQGITLVGMPTSEPVTVHAVRTGEIAKIAALPYPSEARLGELLAGESGEDELRLAYSARVGRLMKLLGREFTPQTVNLAMSHIYVLGGVESDSERPIQVGGAYTVDPSALSCGAQYTALGHLHRAQRVKGDGMIRYSGSPLAYSFSEAGQAKSVTMVDVAPGGEPVFEEIYLSCGCPLVNWKSAGGLQEVYSWLDEGRDANAFIDLELRLTEAMSLNDIQRLRKAREGIIHIRPVYPQMELELEQTARSRMPVQELFRKFYQRQTGGAEPEDELIRLFLELTEDEDRRQPEEGEVG